One window of Acipenser ruthenus chromosome 17, fAciRut3.2 maternal haplotype, whole genome shotgun sequence genomic DNA carries:
- the LOC117423718 gene encoding claudin-11-like isoform X3 yields MLIIIDSTRSTCDTAALSVTCTEKGSSRAAYIQTSRALMISASILGLPAILLVMMSLPCINLGSEPESIKHKRSVWGGVLIILIAICSIIPTVWFPIASHRDSGLVTFGYSLYAGWIGAALCLFGGSMISCCSGDSPEYSENRFYYSKQRAAPSTSPNHAKNAHV; encoded by the exons ATGTTGATTATTATTGACTCCACTCGAAGTACCTGTGACACCGCGGCATTATCGGTAACGTGCACGGAGAAAGgtagcagcagggctg CCTACATCCAGACGTCTCGAGCCCTGATGATCTCAGCCTCTATCCTGGGGCTGCCTGCCATCCTCCTCGTGATGATGTCTCTACCGTGCATCAATCTGGGCAGCGAGCCAGAATCCATTAAACACAAACGTTCTGTGTGGGGAGGAGTTCTTATTATACTGATAG CTATCTGCAGCATTATACCCACTGTCTGGTTCCCGATCGCATCGCACCGTGACTCAGGCTTGGTGACGTTCGGCTACTCTCTGTATGCAGGCTGGATCGGCGCAGCGCTCTGCCTGTTCGGAGGCTCAATGATCAGCTGCTGCTCTGGAGACTCTCCTGAGTACAGTGAGAACCGCTTCTACTACTCCAAGCAAAGAGCGGCCCCATCAACCTCCCCAAACCACGCCAAGAATGCCCACGTGTGA